ATCTGCTTATAAATTAATGACGGAAGTGACGCATGCCAGTAAACACCATTGCCATGCCGTGCTCATCTGCCGCATTGATAATCTCTTGGTCACGAATAGAGCCACCAGGTTGGATGATACAGCTAATGCCAGCAGCGGCAGCAGCATCAATACCGTCACGGAATGGGAAGAACGCATCAGATGCCATCACTGAGTCTTGAACGACTAGCCCTTCGTCAGCCGCTTTAATACCTGCCACTTTAGCGCTATACACTCGGCTCATTTGGCCTGCGCCAACACCGATTGTCATGCTGTTTTTAGCGTAAACAATCGCGTTTGATTTGACAAACTTAGCCACTTTCCAGCAGAACATAAGATCTTTCATTTCGCTAGCTGTCGGTTGGCGTTTAGAGACGACTTTAACATCATCCAATCCAACCATGCCTTGGTCGCGATCTTGTAGCAATAAGCCACCGTTAACACGTTTGTAATCAAGGCTCTCAGTCTTGCTAGCCCATTGTCCACATTCAAGTACGCGTACGTTAACCTTTGCTGCAACAATGTCGCGCGCTGCTTGGCTAACAGACGGGGCAATGATCACTTCAACAAATTGACGCTCAACAATCGCTGCTGCGGTGGCTGCATCTAACTCGCGGTTAAAGGCGATAATGCCACCAAACGCTGACGTTGGGTCGGTTTGGAATGCACGGTTATAGGCTTCTAACAGGTTTTCACCAATAGCCACACCACAAGGGTTAGCATGTTTCACGATGACACATGCTGGCTCATTAAACTCTTTAACACATTCAAGTGCTGAGTCCGTATCGGCGATATTGTTATAAGACAATGCTTTGCCTTGCAACTGAACGGCAGTTGCAACAGAGGCTTCATCGATATGGATATCAACGTAAAAAGCGGCTGTTTGATGGCTATTTTCGCCATAACGCAGATCTTGCTTTTTAACTAATTGAGTATTGTAAGTGCGTGGGAACTTAGAGTCTTCATGACACTCGTCTTTGCTATGTGCAGGGACCTTAGTGCCGAAGTAGTTAGCGATCATGCCATCATATGCAGCAGTGTGCTCAAACGCCGCAATCGCGAGATCAAAACGTGTTTCCAGCGTAGTACTGCCGTTATTTGCGTTCATTTCTGCAATAACACGGCCGTAGTCGTTAGCGTTAACCACTATGGTAGTATCTTTATGGTTTTTAGCGGTTGAGCGAACCATCGTTGGGCCGCCAATATCGATATTCTCGATAGCGTCCGCAAGGGTGCAACCTTCTTTTGCGACGGTTTCTGCAAATGGATATAAGTTAACAGCAACCAAATCGATAGGGTTGATGTTGTTTTGCTCCATTACAAGCTCGTCTATACCACGGCGTGCCAAAATTCCACCATGCACTTTCGGGTGCAAAGTTTTGACACGGCCATCCATTATTTCTGGGTGGCCAGTATAATCCGATACTTCAATGACTGGCACACCATTATCTGCCAACAGGCGGGCAGTGCCACCAGTAGATAGTAGCTCAACACCTTGAGCATGCAGCGCTTGTGCAAACTCTAAGATTCCGGTTTTATCTGAAACGCTTAACAGCGCGCGACGAATAGGTCTGGCATTATTCATTGTAGGTATAGGGTCCAGTAGTTATTTTAAGGATCTTTCGGAAAACAGAACAGTATTGCGTTTGCGAACGCCTACACTGCTTTCCAAAAGTCCCTCAATTTACTCTCCCGTCACGGCGCGCATATTTTAACGCAGTTTTATCCTTGACGGTGTTTTTTTCTGCGCGATTTCACAATACGGTAAACAGAACAAGCATTGATCCAGTTTTTTGTTCAAGATAGCCTTGACCTTGGATACAACTCCAAGGTTTATACTTTGAACATTGATAAATATCGCATCGGCAATATTTGGCAGTCTATCGCGGTGAGATTAGGAGAGAATGATGTATCGAATTGGTGAGCTGGCACAGTTGTGTGAGGTCAGAACGGATACGTTAAGGTTCTACGAGAAACATGGTCTGTTATCACCTTCATCGAGAACAGATTCGGGTTATCGTATCTATACCCAAGCTGATGCTGAACGCTTACGCTTTATTTTGCGTGCTAAAGCGGTCGGTTTTACGCTAGCAGAAATAGCGGAACTGCTGTCGATTGAGTTAGACAAGTCCAATTGGGCCTGTGCTGATGTTAAAGGACTAGTTGACGATAAGCTGGCTAATGTTGAGGCCAAGATTGCCGAACTGAACCATTTTCAACTCTCTTTGCAACGACTATCTCAAGCGTGTTGCGGTGGGCCTGAAAGCGCAGAACATTGCTCCATTTTAGAAGCGTTAGAGTCGAGTACTGAGAACATTCGCTGTGAAAATCATAGCCATACTCACGACGATGCCCAGTTTACTAAAACGTGCCAAGACAAATCAGCGGTTAAGAATTCACAAGAGAAATAGTTATGTTATTAAACAACTTTATCGACCTTTTTTTAGACTCGGCGCCTTGGCTGTTATTGGGCTTAGTGTTGGCGGGCATGCTCAAAATGTTTGTGCCTATGGCTTGGATGCAAAAACAACTTGGCGGCCACGGTTTTAAAACCGTAGTTAAAGCGGCCGTACTGGGTGCGCCTTTACCTTTATGTTCATGTGGTGTTATTCCTGCGGCAGTCGGCTTGCGCCGTAGCGGAGCATCAAAGGCTGCCACTACCTCCTTTTTAGTCTCTACGCCAGAAACTGGGGTTGACTCAGTGACGGTGTCTTACGTGTTGCTCGGCCCATTCATGGCGATTGTTAGGCCAATAGCAGCTGTTATCAGTGCAATTGTGGCAGGCCTATTAGTCGGACGTGACGACGATGACGGCAAACCCGCAGCCGATCAAGCTAAGCAAGCCGAGACATCATCATGCTGTAGTAGTAAGAAAGCGGAACCTAAAGTGGCCACTAGCTCATGCTGTGCAAGTGAAAAGAAAGCACCGCTGAGTATGAAACCGGTTGCAGATAGCAGCGTAATGTCAATGCCAGTCAATGCTGCACCACTGAATTTAAACCAAGCAGCAGGGGCTAAGCAATCAAGTTGCTGTAGCAGTAAAAAAACAGCGCCAATTCAGACTGAAGCTGCCACTTCGTCATGTTGCAGTTCAAAGTCGTCAGACACTACCGCTGAAACTGAAAGCTGCTGCGAGTCGACGAAAGATATCGCTACCGAGTTAAAAGGCACTTCGGTTATTAGTCGTATCGGTAAAGGCTTACATTTTGCGGCGACAGATTTAGTGCGTGATACTACAGTGTGGTTATTGGTCGGTTTATTTTTTGCCGCCTTAGTACAAACTTATGTCCCCGCTGACTTTATGGCAAAATGGGGCGATGGCATTTTAGCGATGTTGGTGATGGTCGTAATTTCTGTCCCTATGTATATCTGCGCGACAGCATCAACGCCTATTGCGGCGGGTTTACTACTGGCTGGCGTTTCACCTGGTGCAGTATTGGTGTTTATGTTGGCGGGCCCTGCGACGAATATAGCCACCTTAGGCGTGGTGACTAAAGAACTAGGCAAGCGCGCGCTATTTGGTTATTTAGGCGGTGTATTGGGCGTGGCATTAGTCTCGGGCATTATCGTCAACTACCTTGTCGAAACCTTTGGTTTTGTGGTTATGCCGCAGATTGGTGAGCAACATAACTTGTTGCCAGCGGCGATTGTCTACACTTCAGGTATTGTGCTTGCCATACTTATGGCTAAAGTCTTTTTAGACATGCTACCTAAAAACTGGTGGCGTCGAGATTGCTGCTCATAGTGTTACCCATCGTATAGGCTTATGCATTAAATTGATGGGTGTATAGATTGGCAGCAGAAAAAAGGCACTCATTGAGTGTCTTTTTTTATATTCATTAAAGCTGTCTGTTGAAACTGTGAGGTGACGAGAGTGCTTAAACTATCGACCATTTAGTCCGCCGCGGTTTGCTGTGGATCAACAAACACTCATCACTATTGAACATAGTAGCAGTCATATTATGTTCATTTTCGATATCAATATTTCATCATCTTCATCCAAACATGGTGCTAAAAACAGCATGTCCCTCGTTCAATGCTGCAAATATCATCTCTTCGACCTAGAGCTGTGCAAATTACGGCAACGGCAATTTGGCCCTATTTCCAGTTAAATCTAAATTAGTCGCTGCCACAGTGACGTTATAGGTGCGCCATATTGTCTCGATATAAATAAATAGCCTTCTGAAAAATTGAATAGCCTTTGTTATTTATAATCGATATCGGCATGTTGCAGGCTTATATTCCCTTGCAAGCCTGATATGGAGGCCTTTTCTAACGGAATTACGTTTTTATCATAGTCTCTATTTATCTTTTTACGTCGATACTTTTAGGGACATATTGTCGTTTTGAGTGGGTTAAATTGTCCGAGCTCGTTGTTTGCGAGTTGGGTAGCATCTAATGCTATGCCTCTTGATGTCTGATTGTATATTCAGCTATAAGCGCTGAATTTTTCTTATATATTGGCATTTAATTCTGTTGGTGTTTTGTTGTGATCTGGATCGTGCGTTAGTAATTGTCCGTATAGGTGACTTTAGGGATAATCCGTTGGCGTTGACGCGTCTTCGTTTAGCGTGCGGCTTAGCAAGACAAGTTAACGACAAAAACCAAACTACAGTGTCGAGATGAGAACCTCGGCCTGGGTAGAAAGAAAACTAATTGTGTGAGGGTAATATGAACAGACGTCAGTTTTTTAAACTGTGCGCGAGTAGTACTGCAACCTCAGCTATCTCTGCACTTGGGCTGTTGCCCAGTAAAGCGTTTGCTGCGGTTCGTGAGTTTAAACTACTAAGAGCGAAAGAGACCCGCAATAACTGTTGTTATTGTTCAGTGGGTTGTGGCTTATTGATGTACAGCCATGGCAGTAACGGCAAAAATGCCGAAAAATCTATTTTCCACATTGAAGGCGATGCGGACCATCCGGTTAACCGCGGCTCACTTTGTCCTAAAGGTGCAGGCCTGGTGGACTATGTGAACAGTCCGAACCGTAACCACTTTCCTGAAGTACGTGAACCAGGTACTAATGAATGGAAACGCATTAGCTGGAATGAGGCATTCGGTCGTATTGCTCGCTTGATGAAAGATGACCGTGATGCAAACTTTATCGAAAAGAACAGCGATGGAACCACGGTAAACCGCTGGTTGAGCACGGGGATGATGACCTCCTCTGCACAGCCAAACGAAGGCGCTTATATTACCCATAAATTTGCTCGTTCTCTTGGCCTCGTTGCCATCGATACTATTGCACGTAACTGACACTCCCCAACGGTAGCAAGTCTTGCTCCAACATTTGGGCGCGGTGCCATGACCAACCACTGGATCGATATTAAGAACTCCAATGTCGTGGTGATCATGGGCGGTAATGCCGCCGAAGCACACCCTGTCGGTTTCGGCTGGGTAACAGAAGCCATGGAACACAATAACGCCAAACTGGTTGTTGTCGACCCTCGTTATAACCGCAGTGCTGCACTGTCGGATTGCTACGCGCCTTTGCGCAGTGGTACAGATATCGCCTTTTTGCTCGGCTTAAGCCGATACCTGATTGAAACCAAACAAGTTAACTATGACTATGTGAAGGCTTATACCAATGCCTCTTATATCGTCCGTGAAGATTTCGAATTTAATGAAGGTCTGTTCAGTGGTTTCGATGAGAAGAGTCGCACCTATGACAAAGAGACTTGGTACTACGAGCTTGATGAAGACGGTTATGCCAAAGTCGACGAAAGTTTTGAACATCCTCGCTGTGTATGGAACCTGCTGAAACAGCATGTGGAACGCTACGATTTTGACACCGTCAGCAACATCACAGGTACCCCTGTTGAGGATTATGAAAAAGTGTGTGCCATCATCGGCAGCACCTACACCCATGACAAAGCAGCAACCTTCATGTACGCCTTAGGTTGGACTCACCACACTAAGGGCACGCAAAATATCCGTTCTATGGCCATGGTTCAGCTATTACTGGGCAATATTGGCGTACTCGGTGGTGGTGTGAACGCACTTCGTGGTCACTCAAATGTGCAGGGCGCAACGGATATGGGGCTACTGTGTCAGGCACTGCCTGGTTACCTCAAATTACCGAGTGATAAAGATACGAGTTTACAGACCTATCTCGATCACCATACGCCAAAACCACTGCGTCCGGGTCAGACCAACTATTGGTCAAACTACCCTAAGTTTTTCATCTCTCAGATGAAGAGTTTCTGGGGCGAGAACGCCACCAAAGAAAACAGTTTCGGTTATGACTGGTTACCGAAGTGGGATCAGCAATATGACTTCACTAAACACATCGACATGATGTACCACGGCGAGGTTAATGGCTATTTTATTCAAGGGGTTAACGCGATTAACTCTATGCCGAACCGTAACAAGACGTTAGCGGCATTTAGCAAGCTGAAGTTCATGGTGGTGATGGATCCACTCGCGACAGAAACATCCGTCTTCTGGAAAAAAGACGACAAGTTTAATGATGTCGATCCAAGCCAGATCCAGACACAGGTTTTCCGTCTGCCGACAACCCTGTTTGCCGAAGAGGAAGGCTGTATTGTCAACTCGGGTCGCTGGATGCAGTGGCACTGGAAAGGCGCTAATGCACCAGGTGAGTCTAAGCCTGATGCTGCGATCTTATCCGGTATCTTGATGAAGCTCCGAGCGCTTTATAAAGAGGAAGGCGGCGTATTGCCTGAGCCGATAAATGCGATTAACTGGGCTGGCTATCACGACTCTCATTTCCCGCATGGGTCGGAAGTGGCAAAAGAGCTCAACGGTATTGATCTTAAAACGGGTAAGCAGCTGGATAGTTTCAGTCAGCTTAAAGATGACGGTAGTACTGCCTGTGGCTGCTGGATCTACTCGGGTTCTTGGACCGAAGAGGGCAACTTGATGGCCCGCCGTGATAACTCGGATCCGTCCGGCAAAGGTATCACTCCGGGTTGGTCATTCGCGTGGCCTTCTAATCGTAGAGTGCTCTACAACCGCGCGTCATGTGACGTTAATGGCAAGCCTTGGGATCCAAAGCGAACCATTGTGGAGTGGAAGCATGATAAATGGCATGGCATCGATGTAGGTGACTTCAATATGAAGCTGACACCACAAGAATCGGCTCATCCGTTTATTATGCAACAAGAAGGTGTTGGACGTTTCTTTGCCCTTAAACACCTGGCTGAAGGACCTTTCCCTGAGCATTATGAGCCCATGGAATCGCCTATTGGCACCAATCCATTGCATCCAAAAGTTGTTAGTAATCCTGCGGTACGTATGCTCGATGGTGTAGCAGAAACCTTAGGTTCGCATAAGGAATATCCGTATGTGTGTACCACATACTGTGTGACTGAACACTTTAACTTCTGGACTGCGCATTGTCGTTTAGCGGCTATCTCGATGCCTGAGACGTTTGTTGAAATTGACGAAGTGTTGGCGGCAGCTAAAGGGATTAACAGCGGCGATTGGGTCACCGTGAGTTCTAAACGTGGGGAGTTGCAGACCAAGGCATTAGTGACTAAGCGCCTACAACCGCTCAAGGTTCATGGACAGCTAGTGCACACCGTGGGATTACCGCGTCATGGCGGTTATAACGCGCTAACTCGCAAGAGCAGCAGTTGTAATGTTCTGACCACAGAAGTCGGTGATGCAAATACTCAGGTGCCTGAATTTAAGGCATTCCTGGTAAATGTTACTAAGGTGGAGGCGATCTAATTATGTCTACTCAAGATATTATTTTAAGCTCCGGCACCTCTAGGCTCAGTCCCGCGGCGCAGGTAAGAAAGAAACTGAGCAAGGTGGCCAAGTTATTTGATGCCACCAAGTGTAACGGCTGTAAGGCTTGTCAGGTTTCCTGCTCTGAGTGGAACGATCTGCGGGCACCCATAGGTGAGTTTACTGGTAGCTACCAAAACCCAGCGGACCTTTCCTCCGAGTGCTGGACTCTGATGAAGTTTAACGAGGTTACCGATGAGAAAGACAAGCTACTACGTTGGCAGTTTACTCATACAGCCTGCATGCATTGTGATGATCCAGCTTGCTTGACCGCTTGTTCGACCAAAGATGCCATTGTTCAACATGCCAACGGTATTGTGGACTTTGACTCTGACAAATGTATCGGCTGTGGATACTGCGTAACCGCTTGTCCATTTGATGTCCCTAAGCTCGACTCTGTGGATCAAAAAGCCTACAAATGCACCATGTGTTCTGACCGATTGCAAGTGGGTCAGGAACCCTCATGTGTGAAATCATGTACCACTGGCGCGCTGAAGTTTGGTACTCGTGAAGACATGCTTTTTATCGCAGATATGCGTATTAAGCAACTTCACGAAAAGGGCTTTACTAAGGCTGGATTGTATAACCCGAAAGGGGTTGGCGGTACCGGTATGATGATGATTTTGCATGATATCGATGACCCCCAAAGCTATGGTTTACCCGCTGATCCAAAGACCAGCTTGTCGATCAAACTATGGCAAGACCTAGTCAAACCTTTGGGAGCTGCAGGGATTATCGCCACTGTGGCGGTGGCTTGTCTGCACCGTATCACTGTGGGCCGCAATATCGTCGAAGAAGATGAACCTGCTGCGTTCGATCACTCTCACCCAAGCAAGTCAGATAAGGAGTAACGCTCATGCATAAGCAGAATAAGATTTTG
This window of the Shewanella sp. Choline-02u-19 genome carries:
- the purH gene encoding bifunctional phosphoribosylaminoimidazolecarboxamide formyltransferase/IMP cyclohydrolase, encoding MNNARPIRRALLSVSDKTGILEFAQALHAQGVELLSTGGTARLLADNGVPVIEVSDYTGHPEIMDGRVKTLHPKVHGGILARRGIDELVMEQNNINPIDLVAVNLYPFAETVAKEGCTLADAIENIDIGGPTMVRSTAKNHKDTTIVVNANDYGRVIAEMNANNGSTTLETRFDLAIAAFEHTAAYDGMIANYFGTKVPAHSKDECHEDSKFPRTYNTQLVKKQDLRYGENSHQTAAFYVDIHIDEASVATAVQLQGKALSYNNIADTDSALECVKEFNEPACVIVKHANPCGVAIGENLLEAYNRAFQTDPTSAFGGIIAFNRELDAATAAAIVERQFVEVIIAPSVSQAARDIVAAKVNVRVLECGQWASKTESLDYKRVNGGLLLQDRDQGMVGLDDVKVVSKRQPTASEMKDLMFCWKVAKFVKSNAIVYAKNSMTIGVGAGQMSRVYSAKVAGIKAADEGLVVQDSVMASDAFFPFRDGIDAAAAAGISCIIQPGGSIRDQEIINAADEHGMAMVFTGMRHFRH
- the zntR gene encoding Zn(2+)-responsive transcriptional regulator; protein product: MYRIGELAQLCEVRTDTLRFYEKHGLLSPSSRTDSGYRIYTQADAERLRFILRAKAVGFTLAEIAELLSIELDKSNWACADVKGLVDDKLANVEAKIAELNHFQLSLQRLSQACCGGPESAEHCSILEALESSTENIRCENHSHTHDDAQFTKTCQDKSAVKNSQEK
- a CDS encoding SO_0444 family Cu/Zn efflux transporter, which gives rise to MLLNNFIDLFLDSAPWLLLGLVLAGMLKMFVPMAWMQKQLGGHGFKTVVKAAVLGAPLPLCSCGVIPAAVGLRRSGASKAATTSFLVSTPETGVDSVTVSYVLLGPFMAIVRPIAAVISAIVAGLLVGRDDDDGKPAADQAKQAETSSCCSSKKAEPKVATSSCCASEKKAPLSMKPVADSSVMSMPVNAAPLNLNQAAGAKQSSCCSSKKTAPIQTEAATSSCCSSKSSDTTAETESCCESTKDIATELKGTSVISRIGKGLHFAATDLVRDTTVWLLVGLFFAALVQTYVPADFMAKWGDGILAMLVMVVISVPMYICATASTPIAAGLLLAGVSPGAVLVFMLAGPATNIATLGVVTKELGKRALFGYLGGVLGVALVSGIIVNYLVETFGFVVMPQIGEQHNLLPAAIVYTSGIVLAILMAKVFLDMLPKNWWRRDCCS
- the fdnG gene encoding formate dehydrogenase-N subunit alpha yields the protein MNRRQFFKLCASSTATSAISALGLLPSKAFAAVREFKLLRAKETRNNCCYCSVGCGLLMYSHGSNGKNAEKSIFHIEGDADHPVNRGSLCPKGAGLVDYVNSPNRNHFPEVREPGTNEWKRISWNEAFGRIARLMKDDRDANFIEKNSDGTTVNRWLSTGMMTSSAQPNEGAYITHKFARSLGLVAIDTIARNUHSPTVASLAPTFGRGAMTNHWIDIKNSNVVVIMGGNAAEAHPVGFGWVTEAMEHNNAKLVVVDPRYNRSAALSDCYAPLRSGTDIAFLLGLSRYLIETKQVNYDYVKAYTNASYIVREDFEFNEGLFSGFDEKSRTYDKETWYYELDEDGYAKVDESFEHPRCVWNLLKQHVERYDFDTVSNITGTPVEDYEKVCAIIGSTYTHDKAATFMYALGWTHHTKGTQNIRSMAMVQLLLGNIGVLGGGVNALRGHSNVQGATDMGLLCQALPGYLKLPSDKDTSLQTYLDHHTPKPLRPGQTNYWSNYPKFFISQMKSFWGENATKENSFGYDWLPKWDQQYDFTKHIDMMYHGEVNGYFIQGVNAINSMPNRNKTLAAFSKLKFMVVMDPLATETSVFWKKDDKFNDVDPSQIQTQVFRLPTTLFAEEEGCIVNSGRWMQWHWKGANAPGESKPDAAILSGILMKLRALYKEEGGVLPEPINAINWAGYHDSHFPHGSEVAKELNGIDLKTGKQLDSFSQLKDDGSTACGCWIYSGSWTEEGNLMARRDNSDPSGKGITPGWSFAWPSNRRVLYNRASCDVNGKPWDPKRTIVEWKHDKWHGIDVGDFNMKLTPQESAHPFIMQQEGVGRFFALKHLAEGPFPEHYEPMESPIGTNPLHPKVVSNPAVRMLDGVAETLGSHKEYPYVCTTYCVTEHFNFWTAHCRLAAISMPETFVEIDEVLAAAKGINSGDWVTVSSKRGELQTKALVTKRLQPLKVHGQLVHTVGLPRHGGYNALTRKSSSCNVLTTEVGDANTQVPEFKAFLVNVTKVEAI
- the fdxH gene encoding formate dehydrogenase subunit beta produces the protein MSTQDIILSSGTSRLSPAAQVRKKLSKVAKLFDATKCNGCKACQVSCSEWNDLRAPIGEFTGSYQNPADLSSECWTLMKFNEVTDEKDKLLRWQFTHTACMHCDDPACLTACSTKDAIVQHANGIVDFDSDKCIGCGYCVTACPFDVPKLDSVDQKAYKCTMCSDRLQVGQEPSCVKSCTTGALKFGTREDMLFIADMRIKQLHEKGFTKAGLYNPKGVGGTGMMMILHDIDDPQSYGLPADPKTSLSIKLWQDLVKPLGAAGIIATVAVACLHRITVGRNIVEEDEPAAFDHSHPSKSDKE